Proteins co-encoded in one Nicotiana sylvestris chromosome 7, ASM39365v2, whole genome shotgun sequence genomic window:
- the LOC104229250 gene encoding 3-ketoacyl-CoA synthase 11-like: MSVVNSIIFWALLIFIWGVRRCFIQMRSKKVFLIEFACSKPPISQMCTKIMTAERVKILGNYSEEMMDYMKMTMDKVGLGDNTYLPEALHKDPPNPCMDLARKESEFVMFGSLDNLFEKTKVVEPKDIGILIVNCSVFHPVPSLSSMIVNRYKLNHNILSYNLTGMGCTAGLLAIRLANQLLQVHENTCALILSTENTTDCIYVGNDESKFISNCTFRVGGAAILLSNRPSDKKISKYEILHDVHTHGASLDRSYKSIFLEEDEQGLIGVSITKDLLVAATNAIETNLTLLGPLILPLSEKYIFFKNLIRRFLGVGNVKKYVPKFNAAVDHFFPHVGGLPVLNQLQKMLKFRDESMEASKITLRRFGNTSSSLVWYELAYAEAKGRIKKNDRIWQMAFGSGFKCSSLIWRAMRSVDSNDFKNPWNGEIDTGDLDLNGIETFNFDYFEPPLLLS, from the exons aTGTCTGTTGTCAATTCAATAATCTTCTGGGCGTTGCTTATTTTCATATGGGGAGTACGGCGTTGTTTCATTCAAATGCGTTCTAAAAAAGTTTTCTTGATAGAGTTTGCATGTTCAAAGCCCCCAATTTCACAAATGTGCACAAAAATAATGACAGCAGAAAGAGTGAAAATTCTTGGAAATTACTCTGAAGAAATGATGGATTACATGAAGATGACAATGGACAAAGTAGGTTTAGGTGATAACACCTATTTGCCAGAGGCTTTGCATAAAGATCCTCCTAATCCATGCATGGATTTAGCAAGAAAAGAGTCCGAGTTTGTCATGTTTGGATCTTTGGACAATTTATTTGAAAAAACTAAAGTTGTTGAGCCTAAGGATATTGGCATACTAATAGTGAATTGCTCTGTTTTTCATCCTGTGCCGTCTTTATCGTCTATGATAGTTAATCGTTACAAGCTGAACCACAATATTTTGTCATATAATCTTACTGGAATGGGTTGCACTGCTGGACTTTTGGCCATTCGTCTTGCCAACCAACTTCTTCAG GTGCATGAAAACACCTGTGCTTTAATATTGAGTACAGAGAACACTACAGACTGCATCTACGTGGGAAATGATGAGTCCAAATTCATATCAAATTGCACATTTCGTGTTGGTGGAGCTGCAATTCTCCTCTCTAATCGACCATCCGATAAAAAAATTTCCAAGTACGAAATCCTTCACGATGTCCATACTCATGGCGCAAGTTTAGATCGTTCATACAAATCAATTTTCCTAGAAGAAGATGAACAAGGTTTAATTGGTGTTTCCATAACTAAAGATCTTTTGGTCGCAGCAACAAATGCTATAGAAACCAACCTTACCTTATTAGGTCCTTTAATCCTACCCTTGTCGGAAAAAtacattttctttaaaaatcttATAAGACGATTTCTAGGGGTTGGAAATGTAAAAAAGTACGTACCAAAATTTAATGCAGCGGTTGATCATTTCTTCCCTCATGTTGGAGGATTACCAGTTCTAAACCAATTGCAAAAGATGTTGAAGTTTCGTGATGAGAGTATGGAAGCTTCAAAAATTACGTTGCGACGATTTGGGAATACTTCGAGTAGTTTAGTTTGGTATGAACTTGCATATGCAGAGGCTAAGGGGAGGATCAAGAAAAATGATCGAATTTGGCAAATGGCATTTGGATCGGGTTTCAAATGTAGCAGTTTGATTTGGCGTGCCATGAGATCTGTTGATAGCAATGACTTCAAAAATCCATGGAATGGGGAAATTGATACTGGTGATCTCGACTTGAATGGGATTGAAACATTCAACTTTGACTACTTTGAACCACCACTACTGttatcttaa